From one Lotus japonicus ecotype B-129 chromosome 3, LjGifu_v1.2 genomic stretch:
- the LOC130748151 gene encoding squamosa promoter-binding-like protein 3: MEARSIERKRTLMMEKVRKNKTVEEDMENEVEEEDETGGGDVIFTEEEKKKGRRGSSGGGGVSPPSCQAERCGADLTDAKRYHRRHKVCEFHSKAPVVVVAGLRQRFCQQCSRFHDLAEFDEAKRSCRRRLAGHNERRRKSNPEASNEGSKGHLHPKETTQCRIADERGRVQMNLPGSSGYKSFNIR; this comes from the exons ATGGAGGCCAGGAGTATTGAGAGGAAGAGAACATTGATGATGGAGAAGGTGAGAAAGAACAAGACAGTTGAAGAAGACATGGAAAATGAagtagaagaggaagatgaaactggtggtggtgatgttattttcacagaagaagagaagaagaaagggaGAAGAGGATcaagtggtggtggaggggttTCTCCACCTTCATGCCAAGCTGAGAGATGTGGTGCTGATTTGACTGATGCAAAGAGATACCATCGCCGCCATAAGGTGTGTGAGTTTCATTCCAAGGCACCAGTTGTGGTGGTTGCAGGGCTGAGGCAGAGGTTTTGCCAGCAATGTAGCAG GTTTCATGACCTGGCGGAGTTTGATGAAGCTAAGAGAAGCTGCCGGAGGCGGTTGGCCGGACACAACGAGCGACGCCGGAAAAGCAACCCGGAAGCCAGCAATGAGGGCAGCAAAGGCCATCTTCACCCTAAGGAAACAACACAGTGCAGGATTGCTGATGAGAGGGGAAGAGTTCAGATGAACCTGCCAGGGAGTTCTGGCTATAAGTCATTTAACATCCGATGA